Genomic DNA from Triticum dicoccoides isolate Atlit2015 ecotype Zavitan unplaced genomic scaffold, WEW_v2.0 scaffold1943, whole genome shotgun sequence:
ATGCTTCGCCTGTTccattcatccatccatccatcgagCTGCTATAGCTACTTTCTTCACACAGGCAAGTAGTGGGGTTCGATTCAGAGGTTCAGGCATGGCAGCTCCGACGAGAGGGCTCGTCCTCGCCGTCCTTCTGGCGATCGCCGTCGCCAACGCCGAGGCGGCGTCCGTCGTCGTCGGCCTGGCCAAGTGCACCGACTGCACCAGGAAGAACATGAAGGCCGAGGAAGCTTTCAAAGGTAAGCTAGCTAGATATTCGGTCGTAAATTGTCAATGCACACATAGTGAAATTAGCTCACTGTTGTTCTGCCATGAATGCACACCAGGTCTTGAGGTGGCGATCAAGTGCAAGAACGTCCACGGTGACTACGAGAGCAAGGCCGCGGGTGCCATCGACGGCACCGGCGCCTTCAGCGTGCCCCTCGCTTCTGACCTCCATGGCGCCGACTGCGTCGCTCAGCTCCACAGCGCCGCCTCCAACGTGCCGTGCGCCGGCCAGGAGCCGTCAAAGATCGTGCCGGTGTCTGAGAGCACCACCTTCGGCATCATCGCCGGTGACAACACCGCCACACTGTCCGAGGCATCGCCAGAGTGCGCGTCCATGAAACTGTGCGGACCGATCAAGAAGCACATCATCGAACACTTCCACCACAAGAAGCCCGTGCCACCGAAGCCGGagcccaagccccagcctcacCCGGACTATGGCCCcgtgcccaagccggagcccaagccgCAGCCCCACCCCGACTACCACCCCGTCCCTCCCACGCCCACctacggcggcagcggcggcggcggtggataccACGGAAACCACTGACTCCGATCTGCCACCCTCCCACCCAGCACTGAAATCCCCACGGTTGTTTCGTACTCGGAGTGACGTTGCTATTTATGATCGCCGCATGCACGGTTGGTTTAGCCTTTTATCATTCCCTACCCTGTTTTCCAGTATCTGCAGAATGAGTTCAGAATAACTGTTATGAGGGTCAGGGGTCAGTGTGTCAGACATGTGTGTGGGTGTTGGTGTTTCTTTACCAAGGTTTGTAATATCTGTATCATTTTTTGTAAGATGAAGTTATTATGTATGAATCAAGCTATATATAATCAAATCCGCGCAAAGCATACTCATTTCCCACCCTTTTCTATTTTCCCTCAAGAGTTCAAGACATAATATTATGAGGAACACTGtgcattcttttcttttcttccagGCAGAAATGCTTTGTTTTTAAAGTTGAGTGTGAGAAAGCATATAATAGAGTTAAACTATATTTTTTTATGTGAAGTGCTACAGTGTAAAGCTTATGGACATAAATGGATACGTTGGAGTAAGTGCCACCTAACAAGGTTCTATTGGAAAAGCTTAAGATTGGCCATAATGGGAGTAACTTCAAAAGTAACATTGAGTTCAACCTAGCAAATTTGTCTATGTGGCAATGAATTAATGAGGAGAAAGGtaattgagtaacttagctagttactcattctatgagtaacatcacacgtaCCAGGAtaaaatgagtctataacctaataaatgaagctttgcatgacactatGCATATGTTACTACCTACTACGGAGGTAATAACATAGTCAAGAATagcgtgtatgttactagtgtaagttactctccattgtgactagtctaatgGGAAGGAGACTGAGCTCTTTACTATAAGGAAGGGGCTTTGGCAAGGAGATCCCTTATCCCATCTTCAATTTAACATAGTTGTATATGTCTTCTCCGGGATGCTAGTCAAAGGGAGTAGAGCAGGGCTAGTCAAAGGGCTCCACCCAAAACTTTGGTCTTGGAGGGGTGATTTGTTTGCAGTGTGCTCATGACACTTTTCTTTTCTCGCTGGATGATGGTATATTAGCTTTAAACCTAAAGTTTATTTAGACCAGCTTTGAGCAAGTTTCAGGTATGAAATTAATTACCATCAAAGTGAGTTGATGTCCATTAACATGGAGGGTGATAAGGTGACCCCCTTCGTTGACATTTTTCAATGTGTCAGAGGGATGTTTcctaataaatactccctccgtcccaaaataagtgactcgcgtttgtacaaagttgagtcacttattttgggacggagggagtattaagctTCGCCTTTACACATTGAGAAGCTTAGGACGGAGGATTTGCAACCTATAGTGCATAAGATGTTACCTAGAGTTTGAGGCTGAAGGGGTGAACTTCTATCTCATAAAGCCAAGATAGTTCTTATTGAGTTATGTCTTTCTAGTATACGAGTCTATATGTTTTATTTCTTTAAGTTACCTAAATGTGCCATTAGAATTCTCAATTCCTAGATGGCTAATTGCCTATGGATTGATCATGAGGGGAGTAGTAGAAGTCATCTAGACGAATTGGCCTTCCATCTATATGAAAAACGATTTTGGGGGCTTTGTCATTACAAACTTCCAGGACCCGAAATTTGCTTAGTAGGAACTTGGGTCAGGAGACACGTTGCGTTGGAAGGTCTAATGTGGAGAAAGGTTATTAACTCTAAGTATAATACTAGAAATCCAAATATTCTGTGTTGTCATGATACACATCCTTCTTAGTTTTGTGAAGGAGATATGTGAGCCATGAGAGATGTGCAGTTTGGTTATAAGTGGCTAGGAAATGGCCGACTTTTTCTTTGAGAATAGGAAATGGTAGATCATTGAGATTGTGTGGGGAGGTTATATGGTTAGGGAATGCCCCTATGGAAACTCAATTCTTGGATCTCTATTGTCTGGATAATGAGAAGAACAAAATAGCTAATGTAGGGGGTGTCATTCAAttgatatgtactccctccattccaaaatataagatgttttttaacACTGTCATAGTataaaaaaaacgtcttacatttcgggacggagggagtactttccaAAGGACAGTGGATGGGCAAGAAACCATGTTCACCTTTGTATTTTCGGACTTTGTTTGTGCTATTGAGTCTGTTCACTTTGCTACTCTACTTGGTGTGGTGCCCTCCTCAGTCCTCACCCGGCCGTGTTTCCAAATTCCCCACGCCCTTTCCGTTTCTCCAACCCATAGGCCGC
This window encodes:
- the LOC119344941 gene encoding proline-rich protein 4-like, with translation MAAPTRGLVLAVLLAIAVANAEAASVVVGLAKCTDCTRKNMKAEEAFKGLEVAIKCKNVHGDYESKAAGAIDGTGAFSVPLASDLHGADCVAQLHSAASNVPCAGQEPSKIVPVSESTTFGIIAGDNTATLSEASPECASMKLCGPIKKHIIEHFHHKKPVPPKPEPKPQPHPDYGPVPKPEPKPQPHPDYHPVPPTPTYGGSGGGGGYHGNH